The Bombus vancouverensis nearcticus chromosome 9, iyBomVanc1_principal, whole genome shotgun sequence genome includes a window with the following:
- the Lsd-2 gene encoding lipid storage droplet-2 isoform X1: protein MEAESSKHICKIQAVNRARKIPSVNYLWDKSTAVYGRVKDTNVFVHWAFNTMENIVNTMVEKSLPVAKLIEKPICTLDKTLCQGIDYVEVKLPIIKEEPKQIINRTKSLVSERLRPAVKTFTDLKKGTKHRVKVIKLHTYYKVHYLRMYSWQQADRVMSTETGISILKTVDSTTDFVELILDKYLPIPSDDFHNNETEKLCNEDAKLHHTVGRLSEFSSRTSKRIYFALMELQHIYRMEIRLLISDIICILLLFKYILHGV from the exons ATGGAAGCTGAATCATCAAAACACATATGTAAAATACAAGCTGTTAATCGCGCCCGTAAAATACCAAGTGTAAATTATTTATGGGATAAATCTACAGCAGTATATGGTCGTGTAAAAGATACAAATGTATTTGTACATTGGGCATTTAACACTATGGAGAACATAGTTAATACCATGGTTGAAAAGTCATTGCCAGTTgctaaattaatagaaaagccTATTTGTACACTTGATAAGACATTATGTCAAGGAATTGATTATGTAGAAGTAaaattacccataataaaagaAGAACCAAAGCag aTAATAAACCGGACTAAGTCTCTTGTATCAGAACGTCTTAGACCAGCTGTTAAAACATTCACAGATTTAAAGAAGGGAACCAAACATAGAGTTAAAGTTATAAAGTTACACACTTATTACAAAGTTCATTATTTAAGAATGTATAGTTGGCAGCAGGCAGATAGAGTTATGTCAACTGAAACAGGAATTAGTATTTTAAAAACTGTTGACAGTACCACTGATTTCGTTGAATTAATATTGGATAAATACTTACCTATTCCTTCTGATGATTTTCACAATAATGAAACTG AAAAGTTATGCAATGAAGATGCCAAACTTCATCACACTGTTGGGAGATTAAGTGAATTTAGTTCTCGTACTTCAAAACGTATTTACTTTGCTTTAATGGAATTGCAACATATTTATAGAATGGAAATTCGTTTGTTGATATCagatattatatgtatactCTTATTATTCAAATACATACTGCATggtgtgtaa
- the Lsd-2 gene encoding lipid storage droplet-2 isoform X2 → MENIVNTMVEKSLPVAKLIEKPICTLDKTLCQGIDYVEVKLPIIKEEPKQIINRTKSLVSERLRPAVKTFTDLKKGTKHRVKVIKLHTYYKVHYLRMYSWQQADRVMSTETGISILKTVDSTTDFVELILDKYLPIPSDDFHNNETEKLCNEDAKLHHTVGRLSEFSSRTSKRIYFALMELQHIYRMEIRLLISDIICILLLFKYILHGV, encoded by the exons ATGGAGAACATAGTTAATACCATGGTTGAAAAGTCATTGCCAGTTgctaaattaatagaaaagccTATTTGTACACTTGATAAGACATTATGTCAAGGAATTGATTATGTAGAAGTAaaattacccataataaaagaAGAACCAAAGCag aTAATAAACCGGACTAAGTCTCTTGTATCAGAACGTCTTAGACCAGCTGTTAAAACATTCACAGATTTAAAGAAGGGAACCAAACATAGAGTTAAAGTTATAAAGTTACACACTTATTACAAAGTTCATTATTTAAGAATGTATAGTTGGCAGCAGGCAGATAGAGTTATGTCAACTGAAACAGGAATTAGTATTTTAAAAACTGTTGACAGTACCACTGATTTCGTTGAATTAATATTGGATAAATACTTACCTATTCCTTCTGATGATTTTCACAATAATGAAACTG AAAAGTTATGCAATGAAGATGCCAAACTTCATCACACTGTTGGGAGATTAAGTGAATTTAGTTCTCGTACTTCAAAACGTATTTACTTTGCTTTAATGGAATTGCAACATATTTATAGAATGGAAATTCGTTTGTTGATATCagatattatatgtatactCTTATTATTCAAATACATACTGCATggtgtgtaa